A segment of the Zingiber officinale cultivar Zhangliang chromosome 8B, Zo_v1.1, whole genome shotgun sequence genome:
ataaactaaaattttaaaataaataaataaatttaaattattaaatttaataatcaatcaaataaataaaattttcaaacaattaaaataaatttgaatcgaGAACTCGACAATATCTAAACAAAAATACACTCaagtcaaacttaaattaaaaattcgataacatctaaataaatcaaacttaaactcattaaaagaaatttaatcaaatttaaataattattttaaatatttaatttattttaacctcaattttattaagttactttatcaaataaatttaaacactCTAATATTTAACTCGGGATGAGTTGTTGATAGCCTTATTTAATTTAAACACTCTAATATTTAACTCGGGATGACTTGTTGATagccttatttgtagttgtccaGAAAAGCAATGGACAGGTGCAGTTGCAAAATCACAGCCAGATGAGATGATCATGGAATCATTCCTCGGTCACATCCACTTAGTCATATGCTCGGAATGGCAATCCTAAGCTGGATTAATTTGAGATCGGATAATTTTTAGAACATGCcggaaataatattttaaaagcttGTTCATTCAGCATaatacaaaataaatattcaaaacTCACAATTTTGGAGAAAAAAATATTTGCAAGGAACAAAACTGCCCAATACGAActaaacaaatattttaaatgattttaaaactaacAATACAAAAGATAAAAATACTTTCAATCCAATGACAAATCATTCGGAGTCTCCGAAAAaactttaaatgatattttttagacTTAAGAATGAGTGATTATGAATTACActcaataataaatataaatatttaaatgaacttcgatttaatatattatacCTCTATGATATAGACTGAGTTAAAAAATTATGACATATCAAGGGGTAGAATCATAGGATCATAAAATCATACTGATCCCGCCGATCTTGTATAATCCCAACAATCCTGAGCTCCAATTCTACTAAAAAGCCAATCCATGCCTAATCGATTTAGTGCTTCCAGATCATACAAATCCAGATTATGATTTTACAAACCATGGTTGAATCCATAATATAATAAATTACAATTATTCATGTACTCCCACCACGGCCTTGTATCCCTTTACTTCGACGAAAAGTTAGGAGgtaaaaaaaaagtttataaGAGTAAAAAATAATATCGCTCACTCCAAACAGTCAATATCGTCAGTTTCATGGCGAGATACAAACAGATAAATTACTGAGCATATTTTACCCTAGCACAGTGGCCAAATTACATATAAAGATCCAATCTGTAACGAAGTCCATTATATATTTGTGTTATTTTTACTACACCCTTTTCTATTTTTCATCCAAGTAGACAGACCCCCCTATTATCTACATCTGTGCTGAAATATCGTATGCAATAAGACACCAACAGCAAAATCAAACAAAAGAGCACAAACTTCTATTCCAAACAATTAGTATGCCCCAAGTCTTTTAAAAACAACTCTTTACAAAGTGCTGTGAACGCCAAGTTAACCAACCAAAATAGTCTTTTACCACACAAAACATTAGCAACATGGCAATGCAAAACAGGTATAAACCGTCGGAGTAGAGCAGAAAGGTCTACCTACTGAGCGAAATCATACCTTGGCTGCAGCACCCAACACAGGAAACTGGGCAGGATCATCGAAATGGAGGGAAGGAATGTCAGGGCCTCTGTGCCCTGCATACCCACCTCCGATGCTGTCACGGCCTCCACGGCCTCGACCTCCTCTCCCACCACGGCCACGACCCAGATATGGTCGAACATAGCTCCCTCCATTAGCAGGTTTTAGAAACTCCGTTATGCTTAATGACTGCAAGAACAGAGAAAATTTCATTAAATTTTGTGCATGGATATATGAAATAAAGTTGACATGACTAAGTAATTGGAGATGTGTTTGATAGAACTACCTTAAACTAGTAGGAAAGGGCATAATCTACATGTTCTCAACAAATGAGGACATGGGCGATAAAGCCCCAATGCAACATGACATCATTTTCAGTTTTAATAGGCATGGAGAAATAATCTATATGTCAAGACTAAACAACGCAGGATACAGAGTTCCAGATAACTTGAATAATTCAAGAAAAAAGAAAGATTGATTTGCGAAGTAAAAGAATAGTTGGGTTGTGCAAGTACTGTAGTGCCAAAGCCAATATATAAAATCCAATCTTTGTGGTAGAACAGTTTGGGATGGAAATAATTCCAGAACTGATTAGGCGATAAACAAGTTATTAATGGGAATACCCATACCAATTCATGTATGCAAATTTACAATTTGAATAGTACAATGATAAATAGCTAATTTattcttatttaaaatattaacaAAATGGAAATTTTAAATACTAACTGTCAGGAACCTAGTTGTAGATAGATTTGCAAAATGTCAAATTCTGCCACATAACCTCATTTCCTACTCTCTATCGCTCACCTCCACCAAAAGAAATAGCAGGACTATAAAAGCTTCTGAATTTTCACATCACTTGTCTATCTTTTTGGTATGCCTCTCcgcttttattttccttttctcttttatcTACATGAATCAAGCATGAATGCATTGCATATGCAGACTATATGGTCTCGAGAAGGAATGCATTGGCAGTTGGGGCAATTTGGTAAGaatgaaaatttcattttcttgaCCAATACAAGTTTTGATGCTGATTAGAACTGGGAGACAGTGACACACGGTGTGATTTTAATCCATGGATAACAATTGAAATAGCATGACTGCCAGGAGtgtttcctctgcataattacgGAGATTAATCAGTGACTAATGATAGTAATTATAATTCACTATAAAATCGTCAGCAGACTTGCACGTGCAGAACAAAATAACAGAGAGATAGAATAAACAATAGATATTATATCACAATTACAGATGTGACCTTACGAACTCTTTCTTCCTTCTCCAAACTATCCTTCTTCAGCTTTTCTCTCTCAATTTTCTGACAACCAGTAAAGTTAGTTGTTTACTTGGAATCTCTACatgtcaaagaaaaaaaataaaaatgctatAGGGAAGTCTCCAAGAGCTAACCAGTTTAACAAAATTTTCTTCTTGCTTTTTCTCAACAAGCTGCATGCTTTCAAAATCCTGGTCAACAACCACCTTCCTCTCCTCGATTTTCAGAGGCTGTAATGCCTTTCGTTTCTCTTGAAGGACCTTCTCATATTCATCAAGGGTCATTTCCTATAACGGAAAAGAAGCTTTTAGACATGAAGTATCATGTTCAACTCAAATTTCAATGAATAACTTAAAATCTACTAGTGCAGTAATTCAGTAATCATATTGCTACACTCGAAAGAAGAAAGGGGACGCTCTAAGGATTGCTCAATGGAAAATCAATCTAAATAGATGTGAGCACCCTACACCTCCAAATAAAGAGACTTATTTTGTGGTTGAAACCTTGTTTTAGTGAGGATTGCTAACTATGTTCAATTATCCTGGAATTGATGTAACCCATCTTGACAcaatacaacaacaactaagtcttatcccactaaatGAGGTCGGCTACCATCTTGAcacaataaatttatatatagtttttaaaaattatgaaaaattgtaATACATTGTCCTCTTCCTTGGGATCCTTCTCATCAGAAACCTCTCTGTCAACCAATTGGTTTTGATCTGTAATCACTGCTTCTTCACCATTTGACACATTGGCAGTTGCAAGCATATCCCTGCTCCAGAAAGTTTTTAGTTCAATCAGTTCAACTATTAATAAAACTAATACATGTTACTGAATTTCTATTAATAAACACAAGATATCCattttctagttttctaaaataaagaaaaaatatgatAATAAGAGCACAGGTAAGAGCTTTAGCACAAGACATCTACTTGTGGATTGCTCCCTCTGTTGCTTTATTAAACAACCAAAATTTATACCAGAACAAGAATTTACAAGCCTACATAGGGTAAAATGGATACAAAATAATCTTGGGAAAAAAATACCTAAGAATATTAACCAAGCCTAAAAATGTTTTCAGTCAGTTATTCTATTATAATTAACTATATTCAGTCGATAAGAAAATAAATCAAACGGCCACCAAAATATAAAAAAGTGTCATTTGATGTAAACAAAGAGTGGTAGCacatttgattttctttttttttttcttttttccactTGTACTGGAATGGTACTAGTACtttgtgcaataaatatatcTTTTGCTTTTGCCAAATTTGCAACAGAACAAGCAACAGATAAccaaaatgaaattaaattgagCGTGAAATAACCTTTCCAATGAAGGTAGTCGAGTGTTCTATGAAACAACAATCATGATCCTCAGCAAATAAAGATTCAACCAATCTAGTAATCATCTGATGAACTAATATGAGTAGCCAAAATGAAAGAGAACAGGATCAGATCGCTGCTTCTCATTCTATTTATACCCAAACCATTCACAGATATAGCATATAACAATTGTATCATTTTGCTAACAAAGTAATCTAATTTATAAGTAAAATCATACCATCCAGATGCACCATCAGCAGGAAGGGTAATGCTATTGACTTGTTCCATTCCAGTAGGAACATCCTCTTTGTTCTTAGGCTCATTCCATTCATCTCTTTTCCTTTCAAGAACAGGCTCCTTCTCAATATACCTCTGACCAATGCCACCTCTGCTTCCTTGTCTGCCTCCACCAAATCCTCTCCTTCCTCGGCCCTCACCACCTCTGAAATGTTGGTTATCATGGTCATAGCCTTTTCCCTCCCAACCTGAATTCCAGTGCTGATCACCAAACTTGCTCTCAAATATAGGTCCATGGTTCTCCACATGTTCATTGGTTTTTCCCTGCACCTCAGCCTCCACATCCACCCAATCTACACTCTTTCCTTGGTTTTCCAACTCAACGCCATATTGATTCACACCATCAAATCCCTGATGCTCGTAGAAGCCCCTTTCTATCCAACGCCCCCTTGCTCCTCTGCCTCCACTCCGCCCACGGCCACGCCCTCCAGAATCACTTCCAAAGCCCCTTGAGTACCCATAATCTACCTTCTCGTTAGAATCGAGATCAGCACCTTCCCCGCTGCCAGATCGAAGCCCACCTCTGCCAAGTCCGCGGCCACGATCGCCTCTTCCTCTACCCCGCTTAGCCCGCGCTGAATTAAAACAAAATCGAAACAAATCCTTTAACAGAAATCAAAGTTCAACGATACCAAGAAAACCACCACTTCGAAAGTGAAGACGAAGTTAAGAAGCCGTACCGAACTCCGCTGCAGGAAGAGGCTTGGGAGGAAAACCATCATCTCGGAGCTTGGGTGTGGCCTTGGGCTGGGGTTTTTCTCCCGCAACCGAGCTCTTAGACTCGACCTTCGCAAGGAGGACCATGACATCGCCACCATCGTCGTCTTCGCCTAGAAGCGCAAAAGGATTGTCCTGCCGAGCCATTGGGATACTGGAGGGCGATAAAATCGCCtcctactcttcttcttcctccacctcAAACCCTAGCCCCAACTGCCAGAGGCTCCATAGCGGCAGCCACCGAAGTCGTCGAAACCCAAAATCGCATTATTGTTCGACGCCTCTTCGGCCGAGATTCCATCGATTGCTGCAAAAACAAAAGGGAAATGTTCAATTTCCCCCATACCTTAATCACTTTTTGTAAAATGCTccttatacttaatttatttaattacttTGAAAGCTTGCTTAATCTCCCATAGcctcttaaaataatatttattttttaaaaaatatttacaattaTTTCAAGTTTTTGAgatctatttatttaaaaattaataataaaataattgtataataattttgactaaattattaaaaaaatgttttcttttataaaaaaaattaaaaaagaggttccaaattaaagaaataacatATTGCTgtccatttttcttaaaaaaaaaaaaaggtcaaatgAGCCgtccttatttaaaaaataatgtgTTTGATTGGGAGTTAATCTTCATCATCTTGGTTATTCatctaaaattattaataaaaattttatttaatttaaataatcgATGATTTCCTGTTTCATATCCGACACGTCAGTAAAAGGGACATGTAACCTGGATTCAGAAAATCTcgaaaaattaagatttttcttgattccggaatTAACGAATTTTCATTACCAAAAATACCTTCCGATACgagaaaaacgtaaaaaaaattaaaaaaatatagaaaaaaatgttaaaaaataataaaaattagaaaaaatattaaaaaaatgttagaaaaaaaaatagaataaatgtaaaaaaatattaaaaaaaaaagacgtaaaaaactttttaaaatagaaaaaaatgaaaaaaataaaattttttaaaaattaaaaaacgtaaaaataataaaagtaaaaaaaggaaaaagtaacaaaaacacataaaagaaataaagaaaaatgtgaaaaagaaaaagtaaaaaaacataaaaataagacAAAtctagagtttaaataataataataataataataatattattattattattattattgatccgGCGGATAGAACAGGTGGCCCTCGTTTGGAGGGGTCGACGccatgtggaagtcaaagggccaggtggccgaccggagacgtTTTGTGAGCCGGTCGGAACctcccggtcggccgaccgagGAATATCTGACGGTAAGAGGCGCCCCagcaggagtcggggttccgacgctcag
Coding sequences within it:
- the LOC122015604 gene encoding RGG repeats nuclear RNA binding protein A-like; translation: MARQDNPFALLGEDDDGGDVMVLLAKVESKSSVAGEKPQPKATPKLRDDGFPPKPLPAAEFARAKRGRGRGDRGRGLGRGGLRSGSGEGADLDSNEKVDYGYSRGFGSDSGGRGRGRSGGRGARGRWIERGFYEHQGFDGVNQYGVELENQGKSVDWVDVEAEVQGKTNEHVENHGPIFESKFGDQHWNSGWEGKGYDHDNQHFRGGEGRGRRGFGGGRQGSRGGIGQRYIEKEPVLERKRDEWNEPKNKEDVPTGMEQVNSITLPADGASGWDMLATANVSNGEEAVITDQNQLVDREVSDEKDPKEEDNEMTLDEYEKVLQEKRKALQPLKIEERKVVVDQDFESMQLVEKKQEENFVKLKIEREKLKKDSLEKEERVRKSLSITEFLKPANGGSYVRPYLGRGRGGRGGRGRGGRDSIGGGYAGHRGPDIPSLHFDDPAQFPVLGAAAKV